The following proteins are co-located in the Neodiprion virginianus isolate iyNeoVirg1 chromosome 6, iyNeoVirg1.1, whole genome shotgun sequence genome:
- the LOC124307508 gene encoding erythroid differentiation-related factor 1 isoform X1 — protein sequence MSSKENTVLEEEETGDRMSPDSPKKLVKSTAVVKYSAVAAPASYATLQCNTDLNLPPSNWLSTSAQSYGLQSVWSHNTGFSSFRMAHMFPDCVGEVDVVSDAENIKKLLKLPYSQALVSMMVHRVENTLLIDDFDIHKYLLRQAESDWEWLKKFIYGHVYNSVGGKEKRLFHKTNSRNTLQQKNLVSKFLYHSLVVADNTKQSEKPKLPVEPLEPQLPEPTREEKLPDPNHSHNFARNVVWTFENIQMLIGTDMPIFGGQTHPCISLRLRDMAKPINVLTGIDYWLDNLMCNVPEVVMCYHLDGIVQKYELIKTEDLPNLDNSKFSPKVIRDVAQNILSFLKSNATKAGHTYWLFKGKDDDVVKLYDLTSLCTDFSDEKGQNPFTVPVAMLLYRVARNMKYSSDYRRQQGTIRMLLKNCVELLSKKKYPQIVTSAHYMLSDLYIPADTDPASPGLMDQSDEEDAQSDYSANQEAESNIDNFDEEVSVAIKSLSLAPMKGYRENEELKYKPPPLCGTVEERCKAALEHVKNGLECLEYFPTEHSSDDEQRKDEEACGQNGQELEEEHPRMAKPFQAIPMPYAPLKQTSDDTSSNVEMSPKNKGKSKKNKKGDRTVSKPTVQDATPKALLCKSTVETLPTWQAPKASDNLNWNAHLKTLLYEKTSLIFTVLAENEYSRNNYGASLRYILAVLGCQEIMETFCHIKNDKLISYLLGRAGDSCFMIVQDWNNIDKHRNEYELKNIDPKILDEIYHVKNIKSDGVELLPQTLDSLEVMLEASYKCYEKALSLAPLENDKNNLLRRLGNIHNELGVLYMNQAACHQQEESTDDTTTDVATLLNQSLTHLEAGVKTFEAVHDEANLALLHSNSGRLMRLCAHIHMKQQTQERYFYNKALISYQKALQVLGTRKSNTVIWDTVTWELSTTLYTMASLLQDYPTSENKSKEELEREVVEVLQKALKHCDTETPGPRQPVYQFRAANIQHRLASFYHRVYREMDADVDANKRKTTLQLCKLYYEKAAKLLLSLEQTTEFLTVQMERVALVEFQAQCSTTFNSKLKFYQSGVDLILQCRPILEILHERNKGVKFQPDMSEVCDDKNEEKKSVVTEKTDDEKLTEEDEKLVVLLEQRLQFLFRSLAKLCIAKNPGGKKKECEDLAALYKSCYSKTLTPRSLSSYALVEHMKDLLKTLQECSSGSEVQHSGSNSRL from the exons ATGTCTAGTAAAGAGAACACCGTCCTCGAAGAG GAAGAGACAGGTGACAGAATGTCTCCAGACTCGCCCAAGAAGCTGGTCAAGTCAACGGCTGTTGTCAAGTATTCTGCGGTAGCAGCGCCAGCCTCTTATGCTACACTGCAATGTAACACAGATTTGAATCTACCACCGAGTAACTGGCTCAGTACTTCGGCGCAAAGTTATGGTCTTCAAAGCGTTTGGTCTCACAATACGGGATTTTCTAGCTTTCGAATGGCTCACATGTTTCCTGATTGCGTTGGGGAAGTGGATGTTGTTTCAGATGCAGAGAATATTAAGAAACTCCTTAAATTACCTTACAGTCAGGCATTAGTTTCCATGATGGTGCATAGAGTTGAAAATACTCTACTGATTGATGACTTTGACATTCATAAGTATCTGCTTCGCCAGGCTGAGAGTGATTGGGAATGGCTTAAGAAATTTATCTACGGACATGTGTATAATAGTGTCGGGGGTAAAGAAAAGAGACTGTTTCATAAAACGAACAGCAGGAACACGTTGCAGCAAAAAAATCTTGTCTCCAAGTTTCTTTATCATTCTCTGGTTGTTGCTGACAATACGAAGCAAAGCGAGAAACCGAAGCTGCCCGTTGAGCCTCTAGAACCACAGCTACCTGAGCCGACACGAGAAGAGAAATTACCCGATCCAAATCACAGTCATAATTTTGCTAGAAACGTTGTTTggacttttgaaaatatccaaATGCTGATTGGGACAGACATGCCGATATTCGGTGGACAGACTCATCCCTGCATCAGCTTGAGACTGAGGGATATGGCCAAGCCGATTAATGTTTTAACTGGAATCGATTATTGGTTGGACAACCTTATGTGTAACGTACCAGAAGTTGTTATGTGCTATCATCTCGACGGAATCGTCCAGAAGTACGAGCTGATCAAAACGGAGGATCTACCCAATTTAGACAATTCCAAATTCAGCCCTAAAGTCATTAGAGATGTAGCCCAAAATATACTAAGCTTTCTAAAAAGTAATGCGACAAAAGCTGGGCACACTTATTGGCTGTTCAAAG gCAAGGATGATGATGTTGTCAAATTATATGACTTAACTTCGCTCTGTACCGATTTCTCCGATGAAAAAGGACAAAATCCATTCACTGTACCAGTAGCTATGTTACTCTACCGTGTCGCTAGGAATATGAAATATTCGTCTGACTATCGCAGGCAGCAGGGAACCATTAGAATGCTGTTGAAAAACTGTGTGGAGCTGCtgtcaaagaaaaaatatccccAAATTGTTACTTCGGCACACTACATGCTTTCGGATCTATATATTCCGGCTGATACAGATCCTGCCAGCCCTGGCTTAATGGATCAAAGTGACGAAGAAGATGCTCAAAGCGATTACAGTGCTAATCAAGAGGCAGAAAGTAATATAGACAACTTTGATGAGGAAGTTAGCGTGGCCATCAAATCGTTGAGCCTAGCTCCCA TGAAAGGATATCGAGAGAATGAGGAGCTGAAGTATAAACCGCCACCGTTATGTGGCACGGTTGAAGAGAGGTGTAAAGCTGCGTTGGAGCACGTTAAAAATGGACTTGAATGCTTGGAGTATTTTCCAACTGAACATTCCTCTGACGACGAGCAAAGAAAAGACGAAGAAGCATGTGGACAAAACGGGCAAGAATTAGAGGAAGAGCATCCAAGAATGGCGAAACCTTTCCAGGCTATTCCTATGCCATATGCGCCTTTGAAGCAGACCTCGGATGACACATCATCGAATGTAGAAATGAGTCCAAAGAACAAAggaaaatcaaagaaaaacaagaaggGAGACAGAACCGTGTCAAAACCAACAGTTCAGGACGCCACACCGAAGGCTTTGCTGTGTAAATCTACAGTGGAAACATTGCCAACTTGGCAGGCCCCAAAAGCAAGCGACAATCTTAACTGGAATGCACATCTTAAGACCCTGTTATACGAGAAAACGTCTTTAATCTTTACTGTACTGGCAGAAAACGAATATTCTAGAAACAATTACGGAGCGTCGTTGAGATACATATTAGCAGTTCTGGGGTGCCAGGAAATCATGGAAACGTTCTGTCACATTAAGAACGATAAACTGATCAGCTACCTACTGGGCAGAGCTGGCGACAGCTGTTTTATGATTGTTCAAGACTGGAATAACATTGATAAGCACAGAAACGAGTATGAGCTAAAGAACATTGACCCAAAAATTCTCGATGAAATATACCAtgtcaaaaatataaaatcag ACGGTGTCGAGCTGTTGCCTCAAACCTTGGACAGTCTCGAGGTAATGTTAGAGGCTTCTTACAAATGCTATGAAAAAGCACTTTCACTGGCGCCTCtggaaaatgataaaaataatttgttaagACGTTTGGGAAACATCCACAATGAGTTGGGTGTTCTGTACATGAATCAAGCTG CTTGCCATCAGCAAGAAGAAAGTACAGATGATACAACCACGGATGTTGCAACGCTGCTTAATCAATCTTTGACACACTTGGAGGCTGGTGTAAAGACATTTGAAGCAGTGCACGATGAAGCAAATCTAGCTCTATTACATTCGAATTCAGGGCGACTCATGCGTCTTTGCGCTCACATTCACATGAAACAACAAACGCAAGAGAGGTATTTTTACAACAAAGCACTTATCAGCTATCAAAAAGCGTTGCAAGTTTTGGGAACTCGCAAATCTAACACCGTTATCTGGGACACAGTCACCTGGGAATTATCAACAACGTTATACACTATGGCTTCGTTGTTACAGGACTATCCAACTTCTGAAAATAAG AGCAAAGAAGAACTCGAAAGAGAGGTAGTTGAGGTTCTTCAAAAAGCTTTGAAACATTGTGACACAGAGACACCGGGTCCAAGGCAACCTGTCTATCAATTCAGAGCTGCGAATATTCAGCATCGACTCGCTTCCTTTTACCATCGTGTGTACAGAGAAATGGATGCAGACGTCGATGCGAACAAGAGAAAAACAACTTTACAACTTTGCAAGCTGTACTATGAAAAAGCAGCAAAGTTGTTGTTGTCTTTGGAACAAACTACGGAGTTTCTTACTGTACAGATGGAGCGCGTTGCTTTGGTGGAATTTCAGGCACAAT GCTCAACAACGTTTAAcagtaaattgaaattctatCAGAGTGGGGTGGATTTAATACTGCAATGTAGACCCATCCTTGAAATTTTACACGAGAGAAACAAGGGCGTTAAATTTCAACCCGACATGTCTGAAGTCTGTGATgataaaaatgaggaaaaaaaatctgtagtCACAGAGAAAACTGACGACGAAAAACTGACGGAAGAAGATGAAAAGCTTGTTGTTCTTCTAGAACAGAGGttgcaatttttgtttcgGTCTCTCGCCAAGCTTTGCATTGCCAAAAATCccggtgggaaaaaaaaaga ATGCGAAGACCTTGCTGCTTTGTATAAAAGCTGCTACAGTAAAACGTTGACACCAAGAAGTTTGTCTAGTTACGCCCTCGTCGAGCATATGAAAGATCTTCTGAAAACCCTACAAGAGTGCAGTAGCGGATCTGAAGTACAACACAGCGGCTCAAATTCTAGACTATAA
- the LOC124307508 gene encoding erythroid differentiation-related factor 1 isoform X2, which yields MSPDSPKKLVKSTAVVKYSAVAAPASYATLQCNTDLNLPPSNWLSTSAQSYGLQSVWSHNTGFSSFRMAHMFPDCVGEVDVVSDAENIKKLLKLPYSQALVSMMVHRVENTLLIDDFDIHKYLLRQAESDWEWLKKFIYGHVYNSVGGKEKRLFHKTNSRNTLQQKNLVSKFLYHSLVVADNTKQSEKPKLPVEPLEPQLPEPTREEKLPDPNHSHNFARNVVWTFENIQMLIGTDMPIFGGQTHPCISLRLRDMAKPINVLTGIDYWLDNLMCNVPEVVMCYHLDGIVQKYELIKTEDLPNLDNSKFSPKVIRDVAQNILSFLKSNATKAGHTYWLFKGKDDDVVKLYDLTSLCTDFSDEKGQNPFTVPVAMLLYRVARNMKYSSDYRRQQGTIRMLLKNCVELLSKKKYPQIVTSAHYMLSDLYIPADTDPASPGLMDQSDEEDAQSDYSANQEAESNIDNFDEEVSVAIKSLSLAPMKGYRENEELKYKPPPLCGTVEERCKAALEHVKNGLECLEYFPTEHSSDDEQRKDEEACGQNGQELEEEHPRMAKPFQAIPMPYAPLKQTSDDTSSNVEMSPKNKGKSKKNKKGDRTVSKPTVQDATPKALLCKSTVETLPTWQAPKASDNLNWNAHLKTLLYEKTSLIFTVLAENEYSRNNYGASLRYILAVLGCQEIMETFCHIKNDKLISYLLGRAGDSCFMIVQDWNNIDKHRNEYELKNIDPKILDEIYHVKNIKSDGVELLPQTLDSLEVMLEASYKCYEKALSLAPLENDKNNLLRRLGNIHNELGVLYMNQAACHQQEESTDDTTTDVATLLNQSLTHLEAGVKTFEAVHDEANLALLHSNSGRLMRLCAHIHMKQQTQERYFYNKALISYQKALQVLGTRKSNTVIWDTVTWELSTTLYTMASLLQDYPTSENKSKEELEREVVEVLQKALKHCDTETPGPRQPVYQFRAANIQHRLASFYHRVYREMDADVDANKRKTTLQLCKLYYEKAAKLLLSLEQTTEFLTVQMERVALVEFQAQCSTTFNSKLKFYQSGVDLILQCRPILEILHERNKGVKFQPDMSEVCDDKNEEKKSVVTEKTDDEKLTEEDEKLVVLLEQRLQFLFRSLAKLCIAKNPGGKKKECEDLAALYKSCYSKTLTPRSLSSYALVEHMKDLLKTLQECSSGSEVQHSGSNSRL from the exons ATGTCTCCAGACTCGCCCAAGAAGCTGGTCAAGTCAACGGCTGTTGTCAAGTATTCTGCGGTAGCAGCGCCAGCCTCTTATGCTACACTGCAATGTAACACAGATTTGAATCTACCACCGAGTAACTGGCTCAGTACTTCGGCGCAAAGTTATGGTCTTCAAAGCGTTTGGTCTCACAATACGGGATTTTCTAGCTTTCGAATGGCTCACATGTTTCCTGATTGCGTTGGGGAAGTGGATGTTGTTTCAGATGCAGAGAATATTAAGAAACTCCTTAAATTACCTTACAGTCAGGCATTAGTTTCCATGATGGTGCATAGAGTTGAAAATACTCTACTGATTGATGACTTTGACATTCATAAGTATCTGCTTCGCCAGGCTGAGAGTGATTGGGAATGGCTTAAGAAATTTATCTACGGACATGTGTATAATAGTGTCGGGGGTAAAGAAAAGAGACTGTTTCATAAAACGAACAGCAGGAACACGTTGCAGCAAAAAAATCTTGTCTCCAAGTTTCTTTATCATTCTCTGGTTGTTGCTGACAATACGAAGCAAAGCGAGAAACCGAAGCTGCCCGTTGAGCCTCTAGAACCACAGCTACCTGAGCCGACACGAGAAGAGAAATTACCCGATCCAAATCACAGTCATAATTTTGCTAGAAACGTTGTTTggacttttgaaaatatccaaATGCTGATTGGGACAGACATGCCGATATTCGGTGGACAGACTCATCCCTGCATCAGCTTGAGACTGAGGGATATGGCCAAGCCGATTAATGTTTTAACTGGAATCGATTATTGGTTGGACAACCTTATGTGTAACGTACCAGAAGTTGTTATGTGCTATCATCTCGACGGAATCGTCCAGAAGTACGAGCTGATCAAAACGGAGGATCTACCCAATTTAGACAATTCCAAATTCAGCCCTAAAGTCATTAGAGATGTAGCCCAAAATATACTAAGCTTTCTAAAAAGTAATGCGACAAAAGCTGGGCACACTTATTGGCTGTTCAAAG gCAAGGATGATGATGTTGTCAAATTATATGACTTAACTTCGCTCTGTACCGATTTCTCCGATGAAAAAGGACAAAATCCATTCACTGTACCAGTAGCTATGTTACTCTACCGTGTCGCTAGGAATATGAAATATTCGTCTGACTATCGCAGGCAGCAGGGAACCATTAGAATGCTGTTGAAAAACTGTGTGGAGCTGCtgtcaaagaaaaaatatccccAAATTGTTACTTCGGCACACTACATGCTTTCGGATCTATATATTCCGGCTGATACAGATCCTGCCAGCCCTGGCTTAATGGATCAAAGTGACGAAGAAGATGCTCAAAGCGATTACAGTGCTAATCAAGAGGCAGAAAGTAATATAGACAACTTTGATGAGGAAGTTAGCGTGGCCATCAAATCGTTGAGCCTAGCTCCCA TGAAAGGATATCGAGAGAATGAGGAGCTGAAGTATAAACCGCCACCGTTATGTGGCACGGTTGAAGAGAGGTGTAAAGCTGCGTTGGAGCACGTTAAAAATGGACTTGAATGCTTGGAGTATTTTCCAACTGAACATTCCTCTGACGACGAGCAAAGAAAAGACGAAGAAGCATGTGGACAAAACGGGCAAGAATTAGAGGAAGAGCATCCAAGAATGGCGAAACCTTTCCAGGCTATTCCTATGCCATATGCGCCTTTGAAGCAGACCTCGGATGACACATCATCGAATGTAGAAATGAGTCCAAAGAACAAAggaaaatcaaagaaaaacaagaaggGAGACAGAACCGTGTCAAAACCAACAGTTCAGGACGCCACACCGAAGGCTTTGCTGTGTAAATCTACAGTGGAAACATTGCCAACTTGGCAGGCCCCAAAAGCAAGCGACAATCTTAACTGGAATGCACATCTTAAGACCCTGTTATACGAGAAAACGTCTTTAATCTTTACTGTACTGGCAGAAAACGAATATTCTAGAAACAATTACGGAGCGTCGTTGAGATACATATTAGCAGTTCTGGGGTGCCAGGAAATCATGGAAACGTTCTGTCACATTAAGAACGATAAACTGATCAGCTACCTACTGGGCAGAGCTGGCGACAGCTGTTTTATGATTGTTCAAGACTGGAATAACATTGATAAGCACAGAAACGAGTATGAGCTAAAGAACATTGACCCAAAAATTCTCGATGAAATATACCAtgtcaaaaatataaaatcag ACGGTGTCGAGCTGTTGCCTCAAACCTTGGACAGTCTCGAGGTAATGTTAGAGGCTTCTTACAAATGCTATGAAAAAGCACTTTCACTGGCGCCTCtggaaaatgataaaaataatttgttaagACGTTTGGGAAACATCCACAATGAGTTGGGTGTTCTGTACATGAATCAAGCTG CTTGCCATCAGCAAGAAGAAAGTACAGATGATACAACCACGGATGTTGCAACGCTGCTTAATCAATCTTTGACACACTTGGAGGCTGGTGTAAAGACATTTGAAGCAGTGCACGATGAAGCAAATCTAGCTCTATTACATTCGAATTCAGGGCGACTCATGCGTCTTTGCGCTCACATTCACATGAAACAACAAACGCAAGAGAGGTATTTTTACAACAAAGCACTTATCAGCTATCAAAAAGCGTTGCAAGTTTTGGGAACTCGCAAATCTAACACCGTTATCTGGGACACAGTCACCTGGGAATTATCAACAACGTTATACACTATGGCTTCGTTGTTACAGGACTATCCAACTTCTGAAAATAAG AGCAAAGAAGAACTCGAAAGAGAGGTAGTTGAGGTTCTTCAAAAAGCTTTGAAACATTGTGACACAGAGACACCGGGTCCAAGGCAACCTGTCTATCAATTCAGAGCTGCGAATATTCAGCATCGACTCGCTTCCTTTTACCATCGTGTGTACAGAGAAATGGATGCAGACGTCGATGCGAACAAGAGAAAAACAACTTTACAACTTTGCAAGCTGTACTATGAAAAAGCAGCAAAGTTGTTGTTGTCTTTGGAACAAACTACGGAGTTTCTTACTGTACAGATGGAGCGCGTTGCTTTGGTGGAATTTCAGGCACAAT GCTCAACAACGTTTAAcagtaaattgaaattctatCAGAGTGGGGTGGATTTAATACTGCAATGTAGACCCATCCTTGAAATTTTACACGAGAGAAACAAGGGCGTTAAATTTCAACCCGACATGTCTGAAGTCTGTGATgataaaaatgaggaaaaaaaatctgtagtCACAGAGAAAACTGACGACGAAAAACTGACGGAAGAAGATGAAAAGCTTGTTGTTCTTCTAGAACAGAGGttgcaatttttgtttcgGTCTCTCGCCAAGCTTTGCATTGCCAAAAATCccggtgggaaaaaaaaaga ATGCGAAGACCTTGCTGCTTTGTATAAAAGCTGCTACAGTAAAACGTTGACACCAAGAAGTTTGTCTAGTTACGCCCTCGTCGAGCATATGAAAGATCTTCTGAAAACCCTACAAGAGTGCAGTAGCGGATCTGAAGTACAACACAGCGGCTCAAATTCTAGACTATAA